One Paraburkholderia phymatum STM815 genomic window, CGGCGACATCATGGACAGCCTCAACGCATCGGAACTTGCGATGCGGCGCTTCCGCGAAATTGCGCGTGTCGCCGGGCTCGTCTATCAGGCGCATCCTGGTCAGCAGAAAAGCGCGCGGCAGTTGCAGGCATCGAGCGGACTCTTCTATGAAGTGTTTCGCAAGCATGACAGCGACAACCTGCTGCTCGCGCAAGCCGATGCGGAAGTAATGTTGCAGGAACTGGAACTCGATCGCATGAAGCGTGCACTCGACGCAATGAACACAAGCCGCCTCGCGCTGACGCATCCGAAAAAACCGACGCCATTCGCGTTCCCGCTGATCGTCGCCCGCATCCGCGAGAAAGTGAGCACGGAGAAGCTCGCGGACCGCATCGAACGAATGCTCGCTGAACTCGACAAGGCAGCATGCTGATGCTATTCGAAACCCTCACTGTCGAAGCGGGTGGTCATCCGTTGCAATTGTCGGCACAACGAGCCGCGTTCGATCCGCAACTGAAATGTTTGCTGATCGCCGACGCGCATTTCGGCAAGGACGCCGTGTTCCGCGCGCACGGTGTGCCCGTGCCTGCCGGTGCGACCGCGGGCGATCTCGCGCGGCTCGATGCGCTGATCGCCGCGTATCGGCCCGACTCGATCGTCTTTCTCGGCGATCTGTTGCACGGCCGCGAATCGCTCGGCAGCGAGACGATGCAGGCGCTCATCGCGTGGCGTGCGCGACTTGGGTCCGTTCGCGTGATGGTGGTCGAAGGCAATCACGATCGCAACGCCGGGTTGCTGCCGCCGTCGCTGGACATCGAGACGGTGTTCGAGCCGTGGGTATTCGGGCCGTGGGCGTTGTGCCACTATCCGCAAGCCGTCGACGGCGCGTATGTGCTCGCGGGTCATCAGCACCCTGTCTATGTGATCGCGAGTCGCGCCGATTCAGTGCGCGTGCCCTGCTTCCGTTTTGCCGCGCGCTGTGGCGTGCTGCCCGCGTTCGGTGCGTTCACGGGCGGCTTCGTCGTCAACCGGTCCAACGACGACGCGGCGATCTACGCCGTCGCGCAGAACCGCGTGATCGCGGTGCGCAAGCCCGCATAGGCATACCCCCCGTCCGTGGGGGGAGCGGGCCAATTTCGCCATGCTACCTTGCTCTCCAGTAACCGTACGATAGCAAGGAATACCATGAACGAGCTGAACGGCTTCGACTTCGAAGACCTGCAACCTGGCATGAGCGCCACGTTCGCCAAAACCATCACGGAAGCGGACATCCTGTTGTTCGCGGGGGCATCGGGCGACATCAACGCAGTCCACATCAACGAACAGTTCGCGCGCACGACGCCGTTCAAGGGCCGCATTGCACACGGCATGCTGACCGCGAGCATCATCTCCGCG contains:
- the pdeM gene encoding ligase-associated DNA damage response endonuclease PdeM, whose translation is MLFETLTVEAGGHPLQLSAQRAAFDPQLKCLLIADAHFGKDAVFRAHGVPVPAGATAGDLARLDALIAAYRPDSIVFLGDLLHGRESLGSETMQALIAWRARLGSVRVMVVEGNHDRNAGLLPPSLDIETVFEPWVFGPWALCHYPQAVDGAYVLAGHQHPVYVIASRADSVRVPCFRFAARCGVLPAFGAFTGGFVVNRSNDDAAIYAVAQNRVIAVRKPA